One genomic region from Rosa rugosa chromosome 1, drRosRugo1.1, whole genome shotgun sequence encodes:
- the LOC133726367 gene encoding TMV resistance protein N-like, translated as MCIQRRVAISQFSSSDMHEANVIDEIVKEISTKIMKCTPLNVAKYPVGIESCVEDIRKQYLNVGQDNSHMVGIWGIGGIGKSTLAKAIYNSISHKFEHSCFLSIVKEASFSNGDLVPLQNEFLSKIIERNPPKVSNASEGINVLEQKLRQKRVLLVLDNVNHLDQLKALAGECDWFGPSSRIIITTRDKHLLHAHVVNTNSIYEVKELNHQDASRLFNLNAFKSDICPDGFFELATEVIHYAKGIPLVLEVLGSDLCSKKDKDVWKAALEYYKSCPNKEIQKTLQRSYDGLHDQIKEIFLHIACFYKGSQKSYVIDVL; from the exons ATGTGTATCCAAAGGAGGGTGGCTATTAGCCAATTTTCTAGTAGTGACAT GCATGAAGCGAATGTCATTGATGAAATTGTTAAAGAGATATCAACCAAAATAATGAAATGCACCCCTTTAAATGTGGCAAAATATCCTGTTGGAATAGAATCTTGTGTAGAAGACATACGTAAGCAGTACTTAAATGTAGGGCAAGACAATAGTCACATGGTAGGGATATGGGGAATTGGCGGAATAGGAAAGTCAACACTTGCAAAAGCTATTTATAATTCAATTAGCCATAAGTTTGAACATAGCTGTTTCTTGAGTATTGTTAAAGAAGCGTCATTTTCAAATGGAGATCTTGTCCCGCTACAAAACGAATTTCTTTCTAAGATTATAGAGAGGAATCCACCTAAGGTGTCCAATGCTTCTGAAGGAATCAATGTGTTGGAGCAAAAACTACGCCAGAAAAGGGTTCTCTTAGTTCTTGATAATGTGAACCACTTGGATCAGTTAAAAGCACTTGCTGGAGAGTGTGATTGGTTTGGTCCAAGTAGTAGAATTATCATAACAACAAGAGATAAACATTTGCTACATGCTCATGTAGTCAATACCAATTCAATATATGAGGTCAAGGAATTAAATCATCAAGATGCTTCAAGGCTCTTCAATTTAAATGCCTTCAAAAGTGATATATGTCCGGATGGCTTCTTTGAACTTGCAACTGAGGTAATACATTATGCTAAAGGGATTCCGTTAGTTTTGGAAGTTTTGGGGTCAGACCTATGTAGTAAAAAGGATAAGGATGTGTGGAAAGCTGCATTAGAGTATTACAAGAGTTGTCCTAACAAAGAGATTCAAAAAACTCTCCAAAGAAGTTACGATGGATTGCATGATCAgataaaagaaatttttcttcataTTGCATGTTTCTATAAAGGTAGCCAAAAAAGCTATGTGATTGATGTACTATAA
- the LOC133724693 gene encoding disease resistance protein Roq1-like, producing the protein MYGLNVLVEKALIKIEKDNGIWMHDLIEDMGKEIVRQESPEIGKRSRLWLYENVREVLEENTGTDKIKAIVLRSRARNSQKIQLNGGSFTNLKNLQIFQDCVWMLDGKSVDYLSNQLRVLDWRCCSLQSLPTNFNPKKLGMLRMSGPCTTPLGLKLKEMPHLKSIRLWRCDGLTRIPDLSGLTCLKNLDLSGCEDLVEVDPSVGRLDKLVYLRLKYCKKLQRFPKVINLKSLETLNLSYWPLEFFPEIEGDMRSLKHLNLSRTAIKELPCSVGNLTGLESLDLDGCYNLTNVPSSIFYGLQRLEDLDLQYCSKLVTFPTKSESLPPPVFSTNLTSRLKVNLRECSELKEISEFPREIDSLYVSGCESLKRISKLSNILEGKDSKMFGELSFTSCLRLRDNLVLAMKSTKKLMSEADKLTALLRLFFSCAKSEEFQVEFPASAPIPNWFTCRQDVKLDWDEDVNSEEHEFCIELPQNFNWDNKGLALCIQSYPGRLTHFVYINGIKFDVRLSAGSHKVWVHYIPFVTVRKRLSESGMPQPDMFRVKFRLEADYLSRGEPPFEASWGVHLIEDLEGEGRR; encoded by the exons ATGTATGGTCTCAATGTCCTCGTAGAAAAGGCCTTAATAAAAATTGAGAAAGACAATGGGATTTGGATGCATGATCTTATAGAGGACATGGGAAAAGAAATTGTTCGGCAAGAGTCTCCTGAGATAGGAAAACGTAGTAGACTGTGGCTTTACGAGAATGTTCGCGAGGTCCTTGAGGAAAACACA GGAACGGATAAAATTAAAGCCATTGTGTTGAGAAGCAGAGCTCGTAATTCACAAAAGATACAGTTGAACGGCGGAAGCTTCACAAACTTGaaaaatcttcaaatttttCAAGATTGTGTTTGGATGCTTGATGGAAAGAGCGTGGATTATCTCTCCAACCAGTTGAGGGTCCTTGACTGGCGTTGTTGTTCATTACAATCGCTGCCAACGAATTTTAATCCGAAGAAACTTGGTATGCTGCGAATGAGTGGTCCCTGCACGACTCCTCTGGGATTGAAATTGAAG GAAATGCCACACTTGAAATCTATCAGATTGTGGCGCTGTGATGGTCTAACCAGAATTCCCGACTTGTCTGGATTAACATGCTTAAAGAACCTGGACCTGTCTGGCTGTGAAGATTTAGTTGAAGTTGACCCTTCGGTGGGCCGTCTCGATAAGCTCGTCTATTTGAGACTCAAGTATTGTAAAAAGCTCCAGAGGTTTCCGAAGGTGATCAACTTGAAATCTTTGGAAACTCTGAATCTCTCGTATTGGCCGCTTGAGTTCTTCCCCGAAATTGAGGGAGACATGAGGTCTTTGAAACACCTGAATCTAAGTAGGACTGCCATCAAAGAGTTACCTTGCTCAGTTGGAAATCTCACTGGCCTTGAATCCTTGGATCTAGATGGCTGTTATAATCTTACAAATGTACCATCGAGCATTTTCTATGGATTGCAACGTCTGGAGGATCTTGATCTACAGTACTGCTCTAAGCTTGTTACATTTCCAACAAAGTCAGAATCACTTCCTCCACCGGTCTTTTCAACTAACCTCACTTCCAGATTAAAAGTTAATCTGAGGGAATGCTCGGAGCTTAAAgaaatttcagaatttccaCGAGAAATAGATAGCTTATATGTGAGTGGTTGTGAGTCATTGAAAAGAATTTCGAAGCTGTCAAATATTTTGGAGGGGAAAGATTCAAAAATGTTCGGTGAGTTGTCCTTCACTTCCTGCCTGAGACTCCGCGACAATCTGGTTCTGGCCATGAAGAGCACCAAAAAATTGATGAGTGAGGCAGACAAATTGACGGCTCTGTTGAGACTATTTTTCTCTTGTGCGAAATCTGAAGAATTCCAAGTAGAATTTCCTGCAAGTGCTCCGATTCCAAACTGGTTCACCTGCCGTCAGGATGTGAAATTGGATTGGGATGAGGATGTGAATAGTGAAGAGCATGAGTTTTGCATTGAACTTCCTCAAAACTTCAATTGGGACAACAAAGGGTTGGCTCTCTGTATTCAATCGTATCCTGGTAGGCTCACTCATTTTGTTTACATCAATGGAATAAAGTTTGATGTGAGATTATCCGCGGGTTCGCATAAAGTGTGGGTGCATTATATTCCATTCGTTACAGTAAGAAAGAGGTTGAGTGAAAGTGGGATGCCGCAACCTGATATGTTTCGAGTTAAGTTTCGTCTTGAAGCAGATTATTTGAGTAGAGGAGAACCGCCTTTTGAGGCAAGCTGGGGAGTCCACCTGATCGAAGATTTGGAAGGAGAAGGTCGACGATAG